A single window of Pseudomonas marginalis DNA harbors:
- the rhtA gene encoding threonine/homoserine exporter RhtA, whose product MTTSPRSLASALFPVGLLLIAMASIQSGASLAKSMFPIVGAQGTTTLRLIFASVIMLLILRPWRARLTAKSLRTVVVYGMALGGMNFLFYMSLRSVPLGIAVALEFTGPLAVAIYASRRAVDFLWIALAIIGLLLLIPMGEASSGIDLVGATYALGAGACWALYILFGQKAGNDNGVQTAALGVMIAALFVAPIGIVHAGTALLTPALIPVAIGVAILSTALPYTLEMVALTRLPARTFGTLMSIEPAFGALSGLFFLQEHLSLPQWLAISCIIMASVGATLTMRNDSKPLVPAD is encoded by the coding sequence ATGACCACCTCCCCCCGCAGCTTGGCCTCGGCATTGTTTCCTGTCGGCCTGCTGTTGATCGCCATGGCCTCCATCCAGTCCGGAGCCTCACTGGCCAAGAGCATGTTCCCGATTGTCGGCGCCCAGGGCACCACAACCCTGCGCCTGATCTTCGCCAGCGTAATCATGTTGCTCATCCTCCGACCATGGCGCGCCAGGCTGACCGCAAAATCCCTGCGCACCGTGGTCGTTTACGGCATGGCCTTGGGCGGCATGAATTTCCTCTTCTATATGTCCTTGCGCAGCGTTCCCTTGGGCATTGCCGTAGCCCTGGAATTCACCGGACCGCTCGCCGTCGCGATCTACGCGTCGCGCCGAGCGGTAGACTTCCTGTGGATAGCACTGGCGATCATCGGCCTGCTCCTGTTGATTCCCATGGGGGAAGCCAGCAGCGGAATCGACCTGGTCGGCGCGACCTATGCTTTGGGGGCGGGGGCTTGCTGGGCACTCTACATTCTGTTCGGACAGAAAGCAGGCAACGACAACGGCGTCCAGACCGCCGCCCTCGGCGTAATGATCGCTGCCCTGTTTGTGGCGCCCATCGGTATCGTCCATGCCGGCACCGCCTTACTGACCCCGGCATTGATTCCGGTCGCCATCGGTGTCGCGATCCTGTCAACGGCACTTCCCTACACCCTGGAGATGGTAGCGCTGACGCGCCTCCCCGCCCGCACCTTCGGAACACTGATGAGCATTGAGCCTGCTTTCGGCGCACTCTCAGGACTTTTCTTCCTGCAGGAGCACCTATCCCTACCGCAATGGCTGGCCATAAGTTGCATTATCATGGCCTCGGTAGGCGCGACACTGACGATGCGCAATGACTCCAAGCCGCTGGTTCCGGCGGATTGA
- a CDS encoding aminopeptidase P family protein gives MSTQPLTHGTVPQRLAHTRELMRREGIHALLVPSADPHLSEYLPGYWQGRQWLSGFHGSVGTLIVTADFAGVWADSRYWEQATKELKGSGIELVKLQPGQPGPLEWLAEQTPEGGVVAVDGAVMAVASARTLGARLAERGARLRTDIDVLDAVWKDRPSLPSQPIYPHLPPQATVSRGDKLAALRASLKEKGADWHFIATLDDIAWLFNLRGGDVSFNPVFVSFALINQQQATLFVALSKVDADLRAVLAQDGVTLRDYSDVADALRAVPSGASMQVDPARVTAGLLENLDAGVKLIEGLNPTTLAKSRKSLADAEHIRRAMEQDGAALCEFFAWLDSALGRERITELTIDEHLTAARTRRLDYVSLSFNTIAAFNANGAMPHYHATEEEHAVIEGDGLLLIDSGGQYLGGTTDITRMVPIGTPSDEQKRDCTRVLKGVIALSRAHFPKGILSPLLDSIARAPIWAEGVDYGHGTGHGVGYFLNVHEGPQVIAYQAATAPQTAMQPGMITSIEPGTYRPGRWGVRIENLVLNREAGKTEFGEFLSFETLTLCPIDTRCLEPSLLTADEREWFNAYHAEVRERLSPLLSGAALAWLHVRTTAI, from the coding sequence ATGAGTACGCAGCCCTTGACCCATGGAACGGTTCCCCAGCGCCTGGCGCATACCCGCGAACTGATGCGCCGCGAGGGCATTCACGCCCTGCTGGTGCCGTCGGCTGATCCGCATTTGTCCGAATACCTGCCGGGTTACTGGCAGGGGCGCCAATGGTTGTCGGGGTTCCATGGTTCGGTAGGCACGCTGATTGTCACTGCGGATTTCGCCGGTGTCTGGGCCGATAGCCGTTACTGGGAACAGGCGACCAAGGAGCTCAAGGGCAGTGGCATTGAGTTGGTCAAGCTGCAACCGGGTCAGCCCGGGCCGCTGGAGTGGCTGGCCGAGCAGACGCCGGAAGGCGGTGTGGTGGCGGTGGACGGTGCGGTGATGGCTGTCGCGTCGGCGCGCACCTTGGGCGCCAGGCTGGCAGAGCGCGGCGCGCGCCTGCGGACCGATATCGACGTACTCGATGCAGTTTGGAAAGACCGTCCGAGCCTGCCGAGCCAGCCGATCTATCCGCATCTGCCACCGCAAGCGACCGTGAGCCGTGGCGATAAACTTGCCGCACTGCGCGCGAGTTTGAAAGAGAAGGGCGCCGACTGGCACTTCATCGCCACCCTGGATGACATCGCCTGGCTGTTCAACCTGCGCGGTGGCGATGTTTCGTTTAATCCGGTGTTTGTTTCGTTTGCGTTGATCAATCAACAACAGGCCACGTTGTTTGTGGCGCTGAGTAAAGTCGACGCTGACCTGCGTGCGGTGCTTGCGCAGGATGGTGTGACGTTGCGCGACTACAGCGACGTGGCGGATGCACTGCGTGCGGTGCCATCGGGCGCCAGCATGCAGGTTGACCCGGCCCGCGTTACTGCCGGTCTGCTGGAAAACCTGGATGCCGGCGTCAAGCTGATCGAAGGGCTGAACCCGACCACGCTGGCCAAATCCCGCAAGAGCCTGGCGGACGCGGAGCACATCCGCCGCGCCATGGAACAGGACGGCGCGGCGCTGTGTGAATTCTTCGCCTGGCTGGACAGTGCGCTCGGTCGTGAACGCATCACTGAATTGACCATCGATGAACACCTGACGGCTGCGCGCACCCGTCGCCTCGATTATGTGTCGCTGAGTTTCAATACCATCGCGGCATTCAATGCCAACGGGGCCATGCCGCATTACCACGCTACCGAAGAAGAACATGCGGTGATCGAAGGCGATGGCTTGCTGCTGATCGATTCGGGTGGCCAGTATTTGGGCGGCACTACGGATATCACGCGGATGGTGCCTATCGGTACGCCGAGTGACGAACAGAAACGTGACTGCACCCGTGTGCTGAAGGGCGTGATTGCCCTGTCCCGTGCGCATTTCCCCAAGGGGATTTTGTCGCCGCTGCTGGATTCCATTGCCCGCGCGCCGATCTGGGCTGAAGGCGTGGACTACGGCCACGGTACCGGGCACGGCGTAGGTTATTTCCTCAATGTGCATGAGGGCCCACAAGTGATTGCCTACCAGGCCGCCACTGCGCCGCAAACCGCGATGCAGCCAGGGATGATCACCTCCATCGAGCCGGGCACCTACCGCCCTGGCCGCTGGGGTGTGCGTATCGAGAACCTGGTATTGAACCGCGAGGCAGGCAAGACCGAGTTTGGTGAGTTCCTCTCGTTTGAAACCCTGACCTTGTGCCCGATCGACACCCGTTGCCTGGAGCCGTCGCTGCTCACCGCGGATGAGCGCGAGTGGTTCAATGCGTACCACGCCGAGGTGCGTGAACGCCTGAGCCCGCTGCTCAGCGGTGCTGCGTTGGCGTGGTTGCATGTGCGCACGACGGCTATTTGA
- the ssuD gene encoding FMNH2-dependent alkanesulfonate monooxygenase — protein sequence MDVFWFLPTHGDGHYLGTTQGARPVTLNYLKQVAQAADSLGYHGVLIPTGRSCEDSWVIASALVPLTERLRYLVAIRPGIISPTVSARMAATLDRLSNGRLLINVVTGGDPDENRGDGSFLDHSERYEVSDEFLQIWRRVLQGESVDFEGKHLRVQNAKALYPPVQKPYPPLYFGGSSDAAHDLAAEQVDVYLTWGEPPAAVAEKLADVRERAARHGRTVKFGIRLHVIVRETEEDAWKAADKLIEHISDETIAAAQKSFSRFDSEGQRRMAALHDGRRDNLEIAPNLWAGVGLVRGGAGTALVGNPRQVAERIKEYADLGIESFIFSGYPHLEEAYRFAELVFPLLPEPYASLAGRGITNLTGPFGEMIANDVLPAKA from the coding sequence ATGGATGTTTTCTGGTTTCTGCCAACGCATGGCGACGGTCATTACCTGGGCACCACCCAAGGTGCACGGCCGGTCACCCTCAATTATCTGAAGCAAGTCGCGCAGGCGGCTGACAGCCTGGGTTACCACGGCGTGTTGATTCCTACCGGCCGCTCGTGCGAAGACTCCTGGGTCATCGCCTCGGCACTGGTGCCGCTGACCGAGCGCCTGCGTTATCTGGTGGCGATTCGCCCGGGTATCATCTCGCCGACCGTTTCTGCGCGTATGGCGGCGACCCTGGATCGCCTGTCCAACGGTCGCCTGCTGATCAATGTGGTCACCGGCGGTGATCCCGACGAGAACCGCGGCGACGGCAGCTTCCTCGACCACAGCGAACGCTACGAAGTCTCCGACGAATTCCTGCAAATTTGGCGCCGGGTATTGCAGGGCGAATCAGTGGACTTCGAAGGCAAACACCTGCGAGTGCAGAACGCCAAGGCGCTTTACCCACCGGTGCAAAAGCCTTATCCACCGTTATATTTCGGCGGTTCCTCGGATGCCGCCCACGACCTCGCCGCCGAACAGGTGGATGTGTACCTGACCTGGGGCGAACCGCCCGCCGCCGTCGCCGAAAAACTCGCAGATGTACGTGAGCGCGCAGCCCGCCACGGGCGTACGGTGAAGTTCGGCATTCGTCTGCACGTGATCGTGCGCGAGACCGAAGAGGACGCGTGGAAAGCCGCCGACAAGCTGATCGAGCACATCAGCGACGAAACTATCGCCGCCGCACAAAAATCCTTCTCGCGCTTTGATTCCGAAGGCCAGCGCCGCATGGCGGCCTTGCATGACGGGCGCCGCGACAACCTGGAAATCGCCCCCAACCTGTGGGCCGGTGTCGGCCTGGTACGCGGCGGTGCCGGTACCGCGCTGGTGGGCAACCCCCGGCAAGTAGCCGAGCGCATCAAGGAATACGCCGACCTGGGCATCGAAAGCTTCATCTTCTCCGGCTACCCGCACCTGGAAGAAGCCTATCGCTTTGCCGAGCTGGTGTTCCCGCTGCTGCCGGAACCCTATGCCAGCCTGGCCGGACGCGGCATCACCAACCTCACTGGCCCGTTCGGCGAAATGATTGCCAACGATGTTCTGCCAGCCAAGGCCTGA
- the msuE gene encoding FMN reductase, which translates to MTRPLNVVALSGGTWRPSRTLVLTQAVLAELATLLPIQTTLIELGDIARPLGGALSRDELPAEVEAQLVAIEQADLLIVAAPVYRGSYPGLLKHLFDLVGLNALIDTPVLLAATGGSERHALVLDHQLRPLFSFFQALTLPIGVYATEADFTDYQITSEPLKGRIRLAAERAAPLFATHSPSLLKIA; encoded by the coding sequence ATGACCCGTCCCCTGAATGTCGTTGCCCTCTCCGGCGGAACCTGGCGCCCGTCCCGCACCCTCGTGCTGACCCAAGCCGTACTGGCTGAATTGGCGACCTTGCTGCCGATCCAGACCACCCTGATCGAGCTGGGCGACATTGCCCGGCCACTCGGTGGTGCGCTGTCACGGGATGAGTTGCCCGCCGAGGTCGAAGCCCAACTGGTGGCCATCGAACAGGCCGACCTGCTGATCGTCGCCGCACCGGTCTATCGCGGTTCCTACCCTGGCCTGCTCAAGCATCTGTTTGACCTGGTTGGCCTCAACGCCCTGATCGACACACCGGTATTACTCGCAGCCACCGGCGGCAGCGAGCGCCACGCGCTGGTTCTCGATCACCAACTGCGTCCGCTGTTCAGCTTCTTCCAGGCCCTGACCCTGCCGATCGGGGTGTACGCCACCGAGGCCGACTTCACCGATTACCAAATAACCAGTGAGCCCTTGAAGGGCCGTATACGCCTTGCGGCAGAACGCGCAGCGCCGTTGTTTGCAACGCACTCCCCCTCTCTGCTGAAAATCGCTTAA
- a CDS encoding cysteine desulfurase family protein gives MNKRPLYFDYAATTPVDERVIQVMVECLGFNANFGNPASSSHAFGQAARQTVEQARRQVAELVGAQPEQIVWTSGATESNNLAIKGVAQARGVAGGHIITSQIEHKATLDTARQLQEAGVAVTYLVPDADGLISAEAVSEALREDTFLVSLMLVNNELGTLNDIPAIGARVREHGALLHVDAAQGAGKVAIDLAQWPVDLMSFSAHKLYGPKGIGALYVGPRAQQKVSAQIHGGGHEGGLRSGTLATHQIAGMGAAFALAAASFAQEKAVIMTLRQRLLEQLDTLGGVRLNGSPAQRIPHTLSLTFSEGEFNAAALSAGIAFSATSACNSASNAPSHVLLALGLDARSAGRTIRLSLGRFTTEQDIDQAVQLIKAALASAPAFWAV, from the coding sequence ATGAATAAACGTCCGCTGTATTTCGACTACGCCGCTACCACCCCGGTGGACGAACGCGTCATCCAGGTGATGGTCGAATGTCTTGGCTTCAATGCCAATTTCGGTAACCCCGCGTCCAGTTCCCATGCGTTCGGCCAAGCGGCCCGGCAAACGGTTGAACAGGCGCGTCGCCAGGTGGCCGAGCTGGTCGGCGCACAACCTGAGCAGATCGTCTGGACCTCCGGTGCTACTGAGTCCAACAACCTCGCGATCAAGGGCGTTGCCCAGGCGCGTGGCGTGGCGGGCGGGCATATCATCACCAGCCAGATTGAACACAAGGCCACGCTGGACACCGCGCGGCAGCTTCAGGAAGCCGGTGTGGCCGTGACTTACCTGGTGCCGGACGCCGACGGATTGATCAGCGCCGAGGCCGTCAGCGAAGCATTGCGTGAGGACACCTTTCTGGTATCGCTGATGCTGGTGAATAACGAACTGGGCACCCTCAATGACATCCCCGCCATCGGCGCACGTGTGCGTGAGCATGGCGCGTTGTTGCATGTCGACGCGGCGCAGGGCGCGGGCAAGGTGGCGATCGACCTGGCGCAGTGGCCGGTGGATTTGATGTCGTTTTCCGCGCACAAGCTGTATGGCCCCAAGGGTATTGGCGCGCTGTATGTCGGACCCCGGGCGCAACAGAAAGTGTCGGCACAGATTCACGGCGGCGGTCACGAGGGTGGCTTGCGCTCCGGTACCCTGGCCACCCATCAGATTGCAGGCATGGGCGCGGCGTTCGCCCTGGCGGCGGCGTCTTTTGCGCAGGAGAAGGCTGTCATTATGACCTTGCGTCAGCGCCTGCTGGAGCAGTTGGATACGCTCGGTGGCGTGCGCCTCAATGGCAGCCCTGCGCAGCGCATTCCTCACACCCTCAGCCTTACGTTCAGCGAAGGTGAATTCAACGCTGCTGCGTTGAGCGCGGGCATCGCCTTTTCGGCGACCTCGGCGTGCAACTCCGCCAGCAATGCGCCTTCCCACGTGCTGCTTGCGTTGGGCCTTGACGCACGTTCTGCCGGCCGCACCATACGTTTGAGCCTGGGCCGGTTTACCACCGAGCAGGACATCGACCAGGCCGTGCAATTGATCAAGGCCGCACTGGCCAGCGCACCGGCGTTCTGGGCCGTCTGA